One genomic segment of Methanothermobacter wolfeii includes these proteins:
- a CDS encoding class E sortase, with protein sequence MRLSTALVITGMFIISLYALIEVSFYSSQITVHQRDVDSPVVEIPSLNLTENINNRSVFYGVYHEPRSYTPGNRTVILFGHRTLYGSPFLKLDRLRAGDEVYLNWPGIGLAEYRVNRSFIVPESYQMSVEQGARLFLITCHPPGSTRERLIVECKLVRITPYQKSLKVENPRRYYALLIITGFLIGGLFITKIYPVSEDKRILLAAVIGLTLFLILGYIFPVPPEFISDKLSEINSMMGI encoded by the coding sequence TTTATAATCTCACTCTACGCCCTTATTGAGGTAAGCTTCTACTCCTCCCAGATAACGGTCCATCAGAGGGATGTTGATTCACCGGTAGTTGAGATACCCTCCCTCAACCTTACAGAGAATATAAACAACAGATCAGTATTCTACGGGGTCTACCATGAACCAAGATCCTACACCCCCGGGAACAGAACCGTGATACTCTTCGGTCACAGAACCCTCTATGGATCACCCTTCCTCAAACTTGACAGGTTAAGGGCTGGGGATGAGGTTTACCTTAACTGGCCGGGTATAGGGCTTGCAGAGTACCGTGTAAACCGTTCATTCATTGTCCCTGAATCCTACCAGATGTCAGTGGAACAGGGAGCCCGGCTTTTCCTCATCACATGCCACCCGCCGGGGTCAACAAGGGAACGGCTCATAGTTGAATGCAAACTTGTGAGGATAACGCCCTACCAGAAGAGCCTTAAGGTGGAAAACCCCAGGAGGTACTATGCCCTCCTGATAATCACAGGTTTTCTAATCGGAGGGCTTTTTATCACCAAGATATACCCTGTTTCTGAGGATAAAAGGATTCTCCTTGCTGCTGTAATAGGACTTACACTATTTCTTATCCTGGGATACATCTTCCCTGTTCCACCGGAGTTCATATCCGACAAACTCTCAGAAATCAACAGCATGATGGGGATCTGA